The Methylocella silvestris BL2 DNA segment ATGGGTGAGGCGCGCGAGGGGCGTCCAGAGCGTTTGGAATCCCATTTCCTCTAGCCGCAGGCAGAGATCAATGTCGTTGAATTCGACCGGCAGATGGATTTCGTCGAAGCCCCCGACGGCTGCGAATTTGGTCCGCTCGACGGCGAGACAGGCGCCGGTGACGGCCGAGATTTCGTGCACGGCGCCATTACGGCCGAGCCAGCCCGGCGCGCTGGCCTCAAGGCCCGCGTCGCAATGGCCGGCGCTTTCGCCCATGCCGAGGACGATTCCCCCGTGCTGGATGCGCCCGTCTGGATAGAGCAAAAGGCAACCGACCGCGCCGATGTCCGAGCGGCTCGCCTGAAACGCCAGCTCGCCGAGCCAGTCGCTTTCAGTGATTTCGACGTCATTATTGAGGAAAACCAGCACCTCGCCGGTCGCGGCCGCCGCCCCGAGATTGCACAGACGGGAGAAGTTGAAAGGGCCAGGAGCGTCGATCCGGCTCACTCTTTTGTCGCGCTCGGCCGCGCGCAGCGCCTCCAGCGCGTCAGGCTCCGTGCTGCCATTGTCAACCAGCACGAGATCGAAGGCAGGGTAGCGGGTTTGCGCCAGCAGGCTTTCGACGCTCCGACGCAGCACTGAAGCGCGGTCGCGGGTCGGCATGACGATGGTTACATGCGGCGCGCGCGGCGCCGGCGGCCGGGGCGAAGCGGGCCGGGTCGGATTCGCGCGCGGCCGGGTTTCGATCAACGGACGCGGTATATGGGCGACCTCGCGACGGGTCAGGCCGCGCAGAAGCTCATTGGCGAAAGCCGCCTCCTCGCAGACGGGTAAAGACGCCAGGCGCGCGCGTGCGAAAGAAAGCCGCGCCAGCAGCAGCCGGCCGACATAGGGCCGCGCCGTTTCGAGATCGGGGCTCCAATCTGGTTTGAAAAGCGGCTCCGGCCCAAGATCTTCGTCGCAATAGGCTGCGACCGCCTGGGCGTCCCGCGCCATCGTTTCGATGAAGCAGGCAAGCGCGTGAGGCGCCAAACGATCGCCGAAGCCGACACATCCGGCAAGATCGCGATCCTCGCCCTGGAGCAAATCGCCGTCGCTGGCGACGATGCGGCCGTCCGCCAGCGCCGCAATCTTCTCTTTGGCGCCCGCGACCCGCAGCGACCAATGCGGAAAAATCTGCGCCCGCAGGCTGCCGATCGTCGCTTCCACGGCTTCCGGCGGCGTATCGGCGTCAAGGCGCGCACGGAGCCTGATCCTTGGCGCAGCCGTCCAGTCGCAGCGCGGTCGGTCCAGTCCGCGCCAATCCGGCGCGGCCGAAAGCCGGTCGCGATAGGCCGGCCACTGCGTCAAGGGCGTGTGCTGCGTCGCCCAGCGGAAATTTAGCTCGGCCTCGGGCCGCCAGCCGAGCGCGAAGGTCGCGAGCGCGCTGAAAAATCGGCCGCGATCTCCCGCCCAGCCGAGGCGAAGCGCTTCCGCGGTGGGGATCGGCTCAATTGCTTCCAGAACGAAGCTGAATCGGCCGGCGCGGGCGACGGGCGAGATCCAGACCGCTGTCGTCCCCGCCGGTGCGATAAGGAGCCCCTCGCCGCGGCCCAGCACGGGACCGGGGAGCAAGCGCCAGCCGATTTCCATGCCGCCGCGCCGGAAGCTGATGATGGGGCGCACAGGACGATCGAAGAAAGAGAGACGGTAGCGGAGCTTGAACCAGCCCGAAGGCGGACTTAACGCCGCCGGCTCGATCGCCAGAAAGGGCCGCCCGCTCAGCGCTTCGAAATGCGGCGCGTCGCCGACGACGTCGCGCGCGGGGACAAGCAAAGGGACGGGCGCAGGGGTTAGTCCGGGCCTCGCCATCGGCGCGGTCAGGCCGAAGCGGCGGGCGCTGGCGCGAGGACGCGTCTTGCCTCGGCATAGACGTCCAGATCCTGCTCGATCAGGGCGCGGGCGGCGCTCATTTCGCGCAGGATGTCCGCAAATCCGGTCACTGTCTTGCTGGGGCCGAGCGCGACGGAAGGGAGCGGCTCCGGCAGATCGAGCACCGCGCCAACAAGGTCAAGAAAAGAGTCGACATCGTCGCGCAGCCCGACAGCGTCGAGTTCGGCCAGAGAATCGAGCGCCGCGGCGGGGGCGGGGTTCGGCGGCGGGTCGAAGGCGTTTGGAGCCGCCAGTTGATAGACGAGCGGATTATAGAGCAGCGTCCGCAATTCGTCGGAGGCGCGCAGGAGCAGGCCCTCAAGCGCCGCGCTGTCGCTGAGATCGACGTGACGGATGTGCCCGGCGCAGGTCTGCAAGGCGGGCATCAAGGCGTTGGCGTTCGCGGCGGCCTCGGGCAGCGACGCCCATTTCAGGATCAGCAGCCGCTCCGACATTTCCTCGAAGGGATCGCGCA contains these protein-coding regions:
- a CDS encoding glycosyltransferase family 2 protein encodes the protein MLVPARDVVGDAPHFEALSGRPFLAIEPAALSPPSGWFKLRYRLSFFDRPVRPIISFRRGGMEIGWRLLPGPVLGRGEGLLIAPAGTTAVWISPVARAGRFSFVLEAIEPIPTAEALRLGWAGDRGRFFSALATFALGWRPEAELNFRWATQHTPLTQWPAYRDRLSAAPDWRGLDRPRCDWTAAPRIRLRARLDADTPPEAVEATIGSLRAQIFPHWSLRVAGAKEKIAALADGRIVASDGDLLQGEDRDLAGCVGFGDRLAPHALACFIETMARDAQAVAAYCDEDLGPEPLFKPDWSPDLETARPYVGRLLLARLSFARARLASLPVCEEAAFANELLRGLTRREVAHIPRPLIETRPRANPTRPASPRPPAPRAPHVTIVMPTRDRASVLRRSVESLLAQTRYPAFDLVLVDNGSTEPDALEALRAAERDKRVSRIDAPGPFNFSRLCNLGAAAATGEVLVFLNNDVEITESDWLGELAFQASRSDIGAVGCLLLYPDGRIQHGGIVLGMGESAGHCDAGLEASAPGWLGRNGAVHEISAVTGACLAVERTKFAAVGGFDEIHLPVEFNDIDLCLRLEEMGFQTLWTPLARLTHFESASRGKATFRRLGAHAAERAYVLDRWADRLRDDPCYHPGLSLFSLTPQLA